A stretch of Metabacillus sp. FJAT-52054 DNA encodes these proteins:
- the pyc gene encoding pyruvate carboxylase yields the protein MQTIQKVLVANRGEIAIRVFRACTELNIRTVAIYSKEDAGAYHRYKADEAYLIGEGKKPIDAYLDIDGIIEIAKANDVDAIHPGYGFLSENIHFARRCEQEGIIFVGPDSKHLDMFGDKVKARSQAEAAGIPVIPGSDGPVDHVEDVVKFGEEHGYPFIIKASLGGGGRGMRIVRSKASVKESFERAKSEAKAAFGNDEVYVEKLIENPKHIEVQIIGDRNGNIVHLYERDCSIQRRHQKVVEVAPSVSLSEDFRLSICEAAVKLMKKVEYVNAGTVEFLVSGGEFYFIEVNPRVQVEHTITEMITGIDIVQTQLMVAEGLALNSSEIGIPSQEDINTNGYAIQSRVTTEDPLNNFMPDTGKIMVYRSGGGFGVRLDAGNGFQGAVITPYYDSLLVKVSTWALTFEQAASKMVRNLKEFRIRGIKTNIPFLENVVKHEQFLSGEYNTTFIDSSPELFIFPKRKDRGTKMLSYIGNVTVNGFPGIGKKKKPVFETPPIPNISRLEQFPSGTKNILEERGADGLVNWIKEQPQVLLTDTTFRDAHQSLLATRLRTIDIKKIAEPTAKLAPELFSLEMWGGATFDVAYRFLKEDPWDRLLTVRKQVPNVLLQMLLRASNAVGYKNYPDNVIKEFVEKSSNAGIDVFRIFDSLNWVKGMTLAIDAVRDSGKLAEAAICYTGDILDPSRRKYDLTYYKHLAKELEESGAHILAIKDMAGLLKPQAAYDLISALKETVDIPIHLHTHDTSGNGTFMYAKAAEAGVDIVDVAVSSMAGLTSQPSASTFYYALSGMERQPKLNVEVLEQLSHYWEGARKYYQDFESGMIAPHTEVYQHEMPGGQYSNLQQQAKAVGLGDRWGEVKEMYQRVNALFGDIVKVTPSSKVVGDLALFMVQNNLTEDDIYERGDTLDFPDSVVELFEGYLGQPHGGFPKELQRIILKGKEPITVRPGELLKPVDFDKSKEELFQILNRPVTSFEAIAHALYPKVFLDYAKTFEQFGDVSVLDTPTFLYGMRLGEEVEVVIEQGKTLIVKLVSIGEPHADGTRVVYFELNGQPREVVIKDESIKSAVAAKAKADHANPEHIGASMPGTVIKVLVENGEKVNKGDHLMITEAMKMETTVQAPYTGVVKGIHVSNGEAIQTGDLLIELSN from the coding sequence ATGCAAACAATCCAAAAAGTGCTTGTAGCTAACAGGGGAGAAATTGCAATTCGTGTTTTCAGGGCTTGTACAGAGTTGAATATTAGAACCGTTGCCATTTATTCAAAAGAGGATGCAGGGGCTTATCATCGGTACAAGGCGGATGAAGCTTATCTCATCGGAGAAGGGAAAAAACCAATCGATGCCTACCTGGACATTGATGGGATTATTGAAATTGCAAAAGCTAATGACGTAGATGCGATTCACCCCGGATACGGTTTTCTATCTGAAAACATTCATTTTGCAAGAAGATGCGAGCAGGAAGGCATTATTTTTGTAGGACCTGATTCAAAGCACTTAGATATGTTTGGAGATAAAGTTAAGGCAAGAAGCCAGGCTGAAGCGGCAGGCATACCTGTAATTCCTGGAAGCGACGGGCCGGTTGACCATGTAGAGGATGTTGTAAAATTCGGGGAAGAGCACGGGTATCCTTTCATTATTAAAGCCTCTCTAGGCGGTGGCGGACGCGGGATGAGGATTGTCCGTTCCAAAGCAAGCGTGAAGGAATCATTTGAACGCGCTAAGTCCGAAGCGAAGGCTGCTTTCGGAAATGATGAAGTCTATGTTGAAAAGCTGATTGAAAATCCTAAACATATTGAAGTCCAGATTATTGGTGACCGGAATGGGAATATCGTCCATTTATATGAGCGCGACTGCTCTATCCAAAGACGTCATCAAAAAGTTGTTGAAGTTGCACCTAGTGTTTCCTTAAGCGAAGATTTCAGGCTGTCCATTTGTGAGGCAGCAGTCAAACTTATGAAAAAAGTAGAATACGTGAACGCTGGCACTGTTGAATTTCTTGTTTCAGGCGGCGAATTTTATTTTATCGAGGTTAATCCCCGAGTCCAGGTTGAACATACCATCACAGAGATGATTACTGGGATCGATATCGTCCAAACCCAGCTTATGGTTGCTGAGGGCCTGGCTCTGAATAGCAGCGAGATTGGCATTCCATCACAAGAGGATATAAATACAAACGGCTACGCTATTCAATCCCGTGTAACTACAGAGGATCCATTAAACAACTTTATGCCGGATACAGGAAAAATTATGGTATACCGTTCAGGCGGAGGTTTCGGCGTCCGGCTTGATGCGGGAAATGGATTTCAGGGAGCGGTCATTACGCCATACTATGATTCCCTTTTGGTAAAGGTTTCTACTTGGGCATTAACGTTTGAACAGGCTGCTTCAAAAATGGTCCGTAATTTGAAGGAATTCAGGATACGCGGAATTAAAACGAACATTCCGTTTCTGGAAAATGTAGTGAAGCATGAACAGTTTCTAAGCGGAGAATACAATACGACGTTTATTGACAGCTCTCCAGAATTGTTTATTTTCCCAAAAAGAAAAGACCGTGGAACAAAGATGCTGAGCTATATTGGAAATGTAACAGTTAACGGCTTTCCAGGTATCGGGAAGAAAAAGAAACCGGTTTTTGAAACTCCTCCGATTCCTAACATTTCCCGTCTGGAGCAATTTCCTTCCGGAACGAAAAATATTCTGGAAGAGCGCGGGGCAGACGGCCTTGTCAACTGGATTAAGGAACAGCCGCAAGTTCTTCTTACTGATACGACATTCCGTGATGCACATCAGTCCCTGCTGGCAACCCGTCTAAGAACAATTGATATTAAGAAAATTGCAGAGCCGACTGCAAAGCTTGCTCCTGAGCTGTTTTCTCTTGAAATGTGGGGAGGAGCGACTTTTGATGTTGCCTACCGCTTTCTGAAAGAAGATCCTTGGGACCGTTTGCTGACAGTTAGGAAGCAGGTTCCGAATGTCCTGCTGCAAATGCTGCTGCGTGCTTCAAATGCAGTTGGCTACAAAAACTATCCGGATAACGTTATCAAAGAATTTGTTGAAAAATCATCAAATGCAGGAATCGATGTATTCAGAATATTTGACAGTTTGAACTGGGTAAAAGGGATGACGCTTGCCATTGATGCAGTTCGTGACAGCGGAAAGCTTGCAGAAGCGGCAATTTGCTATACAGGTGACATTCTGGATCCATCCCGCCGAAAGTATGATTTGACTTATTATAAGCATTTGGCGAAGGAGCTTGAAGAATCTGGAGCGCATATTCTTGCAATTAAAGATATGGCAGGTCTTTTAAAGCCTCAGGCTGCCTATGACTTGATCTCTGCTTTGAAGGAAACTGTAGATATTCCTATCCATTTGCATACACATGACACGAGCGGAAACGGTACATTCATGTATGCTAAGGCTGCAGAGGCAGGCGTTGACATTGTGGATGTAGCTGTCAGTTCAATGGCTGGATTGACTTCTCAGCCAAGCGCCAGCACATTTTATTACGCGCTGTCGGGCATGGAGCGCCAGCCTAAATTAAATGTAGAAGTTTTAGAGCAGCTGTCCCACTACTGGGAAGGTGCCCGCAAGTATTATCAGGACTTCGAAAGCGGCATGATTGCCCCGCACACAGAGGTGTACCAGCATGAAATGCCGGGCGGACAGTACAGCAATCTTCAGCAGCAGGCAAAGGCAGTCGGCCTAGGAGACCGCTGGGGCGAAGTGAAAGAAATGTATCAGCGTGTAAATGCACTTTTCGGAGACATTGTAAAAGTTACCCCATCCTCCAAGGTAGTTGGAGATCTTGCTCTATTTATGGTCCAAAACAATTTAACAGAGGATGATATTTATGAACGCGGAGATACCCTTGACTTCCCTGATTCTGTCGTTGAATTGTTTGAAGGATATCTTGGACAGCCTCACGGCGGATTCCCGAAAGAATTGCAGCGTATTATCCTGAAAGGCAAAGAGCCGATTACAGTGCGTCCAGGGGAGCTTCTCAAACCGGTGGACTTTGATAAGAGCAAGGAAGAGCTGTTCCAGATATTGAATAGGCCTGTAACAAGCTTTGAAGCAATTGCCCATGCCCTTTATCCGAAAGTGTTCCTGGATTATGCAAAAACGTTCGAACAATTCGGGGATGTATCTGTTTTGGACACACCGACCTTCCTTTATGGAATGAGGCTTGGTGAAGAGGTTGAAGTGGTAATTGAACAAGGGAAGACCTTGATCGTTAAGCTTGTCTCCATCGGTGAGCCTCATGCAGATGGGACAAGAGTGGTTTATTTCGAACTGAATGGCCAGCCGCGTGAAGTCGTAATTAAGGATGAGAGCATTAAATCTGCGGTTGCCGCAAAGGCAAAAGCAGACCATGCCAATCCGGAGCATATCGGTGCTTCAATGCCGGGGACAGTTATTAAAGTTCTTGTTGAAAACGGAGAAAAAGTCAATAAAGGCGACCATTTAATGATCACGGAAGCGATGAAGATGGAAACGACTGTACAGGCGCCTTATACCGGTGTTGTAAAGGGGATCCACGTAAGCAACGGTGAAGCGATTCAAACAGGTGATTTATTAATAGAGCTATCCAATTAA
- a CDS encoding deoxyribodipyrimidine photo-lyase, translated as MGSVLVWFRRDFRLQDHLALSEALTYCKKNKSELVFVFQLNRRFFQESENSLRLQYFMATVKDFGERCRKLGTELLIVEGDTDEAFQQVLKEHADAEAVFFNLDEAGYGKERDQKMRDWFKDREISVHSFQDAYIHGPNEVLKKDGSIYKVFAPYYKAWKQKDKPGVKKLSFDELGKYVRKTKQISKRAASEIEKLSGGSESMDWKIGEKAARSQLKHFIEQALANYPDGRNIPSVKGTSLMSRYLKTGTISPRTVFTAIAQADGEEDSKEAYIRELAFRDFYQMIYARHPETKNQEFLEAYRSIQWNQDDRMLQAWKEGNTGYPIVDAGMRQLNQEGWMHNRLRMITASFLTKDLMIDWRLGEEYFAAKLVDYDPGSNIGGWQWAASVGTDAVPYFRVFNPVTQSKRFDSDGEYIRKYVSELREVPSSYIHEPWKMSEEEQSKSSCMIGKDYPAPAVDHQEQRKKVINLFKNEK; from the coding sequence ATGGGAAGTGTGCTTGTATGGTTCCGGAGAGACTTTCGCTTGCAGGATCACCTTGCGCTTTCAGAAGCGCTGACTTATTGCAAGAAAAATAAAAGTGAGCTTGTATTTGTGTTCCAGCTGAACCGCCGGTTTTTTCAGGAATCGGAAAATAGCCTCAGGCTCCAGTATTTTATGGCTACAGTCAAGGATTTTGGTGAAAGATGCCGCAAGCTAGGAACGGAGCTGCTGATTGTAGAGGGGGACACAGATGAGGCGTTTCAGCAGGTGCTGAAAGAGCATGCTGATGCTGAGGCCGTATTCTTTAATCTGGATGAAGCGGGATATGGGAAAGAAAGAGATCAGAAGATGAGAGATTGGTTTAAAGATAGAGAGATTAGTGTTCATTCATTTCAGGATGCATACATACATGGTCCAAACGAAGTATTGAAAAAGGATGGCTCCATTTATAAAGTGTTTGCGCCCTATTACAAGGCTTGGAAGCAAAAGGACAAGCCCGGTGTGAAAAAGCTCTCCTTCGATGAACTTGGTAAATACGTCCGTAAAACCAAACAGATTTCAAAAAGGGCAGCATCAGAAATTGAAAAGCTTTCAGGCGGTTCAGAAAGCATGGATTGGAAGATTGGAGAAAAAGCTGCCCGATCCCAGCTGAAACATTTTATCGAGCAGGCGCTTGCGAATTACCCTGATGGTCGGAATATTCCATCTGTAAAGGGCACAAGCCTTATGTCCAGGTATTTAAAGACAGGTACAATTTCACCAAGAACGGTTTTCACGGCCATCGCTCAAGCAGATGGGGAGGAGGACAGTAAAGAAGCATATATTAGAGAGCTGGCATTCAGGGACTTTTACCAAATGATTTACGCCCGCCATCCCGAAACGAAGAATCAGGAGTTTCTGGAAGCATACAGATCTATCCAATGGAATCAGGATGACCGGATGCTGCAAGCCTGGAAAGAGGGCAATACAGGGTACCCGATTGTGGATGCAGGGATGAGACAGCTCAATCAGGAGGGCTGGATGCATAATCGGCTGCGGATGATTACTGCGTCCTTTTTGACGAAGGATTTAATGATTGACTGGCGTCTTGGAGAAGAATACTTTGCTGCCAAGCTCGTGGATTATGATCCCGGATCGAACATTGGCGGCTGGCAATGGGCGGCTTCTGTTGGAACGGATGCTGTTCCATATTTCAGAGTATTCAACCCTGTTACCCAGTCTAAGAGGTTTGATAGTGATGGGGAATACATACGCAAATATGTGAGTGAACTCAGAGAGGTTCCGTCATCATATATACATGAGCCATGGAAAATGTCTGAGGAAGAACAAAGTAAGAGTTCATGCATGATAGGAAAAGATTACCCTGCTCCGGCCGTTGATCATCAGGAGCAGAGGAAAAAAGTAATTAATCTATTTAAAAATGAAAAATAA
- a CDS encoding heme A synthase: MKRVIALKWLAVVTTLVMLVVLLGGALVTKTGSGMGCGRSWPLCHGKFVLLPSDITPQLLIELSHRAASATAGILVLALAIASWRLIGHIRETKFLAVLSVVFLLLQALLGAGAVVWGQSSAMKAIHFGVSLISFASVLILALLIFEVDRKFDANRLIIDRKMKFHMIGVLIYSYIVVYTGAYVRHRGASLSCSSWPLCNDGSAMPMRFQEWVQMGHRFAAGLIFVWIAYAAWQAIKHYKHQKVVYWGWIICFILVSLQATSGALIVLTQLNLAIALAHAVFISCLFGVLSYFLLLVSRSNANMKKQ; encoded by the coding sequence TTGAAGCGTGTTATCGCGTTGAAATGGCTGGCTGTCGTCACGACACTAGTTATGCTAGTTGTGCTGCTTGGCGGTGCATTAGTTACAAAAACCGGTTCAGGAATGGGCTGCGGGCGGTCCTGGCCCCTATGCCATGGGAAATTCGTTCTTCTTCCCAGTGACATCACCCCTCAGCTGTTAATAGAGTTAAGTCACAGAGCAGCAAGTGCAACTGCGGGTATTCTTGTTTTGGCCCTTGCCATTGCTTCCTGGAGGCTCATTGGACATATAAGGGAGACAAAGTTTTTAGCTGTCCTGTCTGTCGTTTTTCTTTTGCTTCAGGCACTGCTTGGTGCAGGAGCGGTCGTATGGGGGCAATCCAGTGCAATGAAAGCCATTCACTTCGGGGTGTCGCTTATTTCTTTTGCATCCGTTTTGATTCTCGCACTCCTCATTTTTGAGGTTGACAGAAAGTTTGACGCCAATCGTCTAATCATCGACAGGAAAATGAAATTTCATATGATTGGCGTACTTATTTACAGTTATATTGTCGTCTATACAGGGGCCTATGTCCGCCATAGGGGGGCAAGCCTTTCCTGTTCCAGCTGGCCTCTATGCAATGATGGTTCCGCTATGCCTATGCGATTCCAGGAATGGGTGCAGATGGGCCATAGGTTTGCTGCGGGACTGATATTTGTTTGGATTGCCTATGCAGCCTGGCAGGCAATCAAGCATTACAAGCATCAAAAGGTTGTATACTGGGGATGGATTATTTGCTTCATTCTCGTATCCCTCCAGGCCACTTCAGGTGCTCTTATCGTCCTGACTCAGCTAAATCTTGCCATTGCTTTGGCACATGCTGTTTTCATATCATGTTTGTTCGGGGTATTAAGCTACTTCCTCCTGCTTGTATCAAGAAGCAATGCAAACATGAAAAAACAATAA
- the cyoE gene encoding heme o synthase encodes MPNSRTAGETAMSEQGPHEITKASAWKDFLALIKIGIVNSNMITAFAGLWLAFYFSGQSFLASLDTVVFALVGSALVMAGSCAVNNYYDRDIDPIMERTKNRPTVTGKYEPNQALWIGIFLIVLGMAALLMTTMMAAFIGAIGVFSYVFLYTMWSKRRYTINTVIGSIPGAVPPLIGWTAVDPHITVQAMVLFMIMFIWQPPHFLALAMKRVEEYRAANIPMLPVVRGFAMTKRQMMVWVACLLPLPFYLYDLGIGFLILATVLNVGWIALALSGFKIKDDLVWAKWMFIYSLNYLTILFVSMILFTIV; translated from the coding sequence ATGCCGAATTCGAGGACAGCTGGCGAGACAGCGATGAGCGAACAAGGTCCTCATGAGATCACTAAGGCTTCCGCCTGGAAGGACTTCCTGGCTCTCATAAAAATAGGAATTGTTAATTCCAATATGATCACAGCCTTTGCCGGGCTATGGCTCGCTTTTTATTTCAGCGGACAAAGCTTTTTGGCTTCGCTTGATACTGTGGTGTTTGCGCTCGTAGGATCTGCGCTTGTCATGGCAGGTTCATGTGCAGTAAATAACTATTATGACAGGGATATTGATCCGATCATGGAAAGGACGAAAAACCGTCCGACTGTTACCGGTAAATATGAACCAAACCAAGCGCTTTGGATTGGGATTTTTCTAATTGTACTTGGAATGGCTGCCCTGCTCATGACAACGATGATGGCAGCATTTATCGGAGCAATTGGAGTATTCTCGTATGTATTTCTCTATACAATGTGGTCGAAAAGACGCTACACAATCAACACTGTAATTGGAAGCATACCAGGCGCGGTTCCGCCGCTGATTGGATGGACGGCAGTTGATCCGCATATTACAGTTCAGGCTATGGTCCTGTTCATGATTATGTTTATCTGGCAGCCGCCGCATTTTCTGGCTCTTGCTATGAAAAGAGTGGAAGAATACCGGGCAGCTAATATACCAATGCTTCCAGTAGTACGCGGATTTGCTATGACGAAAAGACAGATGATGGTCTGGGTAGCTTGTCTTCTCCCGCTGCCATTCTATCTTTATGATCTTGGCATTGGATTTCTGATTTTGGCTACCGTGCTGAATGTAGGCTGGATTGCTTTAGCACTATCAGGCTTCAAAATAAAAGATGACCTCGTTTGGGCTAAATGGATGTTTATTTACTCACTCAACTATTTAACGATCCTCTTCGTATCTATGATCCTCTTCACGATCGTTTAA
- the coxB gene encoding cytochrome c oxidase subunit II, producing the protein MKKWRTTWRLMTLFILAAFVMTGCGEPFLSTLRPAGEVAENQFWIMSLSTIIMVVVVAVVTVIFFYVIVRFRHRKGDEKKIPEQVEGNQRLEIIWTVIPILLLLVLAVPVVAATFELANVKPMEEKNRKPEDALVVNVRANLYWWEFEYPDYKIITSQDLVVPTDEKVYFSVKASDVKHSFWIPSAGGKIDTNTENVNKFWLTFDSDKVNKAGEYLYGKCAELCGPSHALMDFKVKAVPREEFNQWTNKMKAAKPQAATALAKQGEQLFEEKSCIGCHAVAPADERPEEVRTAPNLGNFGERTKVAGILPHTDENIKKWLENPEKYKPGNKMTGKYPKLSGQEIEALTAYMKGLKVE; encoded by the coding sequence ATGAAAAAATGGCGGACAACATGGCGTTTGATGACTTTGTTCATCTTAGCAGCGTTTGTCATGACCGGATGCGGAGAACCGTTCCTTTCAACATTGCGGCCAGCTGGAGAGGTAGCGGAGAACCAATTTTGGATTATGAGTTTAAGCACTATTATTATGGTAGTGGTCGTTGCAGTCGTTACTGTTATATTCTTTTATGTCATCGTGCGTTTCAGACATCGAAAAGGGGACGAAAAGAAAATACCTGAACAAGTAGAGGGAAATCAGCGATTAGAAATTATATGGACTGTTATTCCGATTTTGCTTCTGCTTGTATTAGCTGTACCGGTTGTTGCTGCAACTTTTGAATTGGCGAATGTAAAGCCAATGGAAGAGAAAAACCGCAAGCCGGAGGATGCATTAGTCGTAAATGTACGCGCCAATCTATACTGGTGGGAATTTGAATACCCTGACTACAAAATCATTACGAGTCAGGATTTAGTCGTACCGACAGATGAAAAGGTTTACTTCAGTGTAAAAGCATCCGATGTAAAACATTCTTTCTGGATTCCTTCTGCAGGTGGGAAAATTGATACGAACACGGAAAATGTCAACAAATTCTGGCTTACATTTGATTCAGATAAAGTCAATAAGGCTGGAGAGTATTTGTATGGCAAGTGTGCCGAGCTTTGCGGACCTTCACACGCATTAATGGACTTCAAAGTGAAAGCGGTACCGCGGGAAGAATTTAATCAATGGACAAATAAAATGAAAGCTGCCAAGCCTCAGGCTGCGACTGCTCTTGCTAAACAAGGGGAACAGCTTTTTGAGGAAAAGAGCTGCATCGGCTGCCATGCTGTAGCACCTGCTGATGAGAGACCAGAAGAAGTGCGAACAGCTCCTAATCTTGGCAACTTTGGTGAACGAACTAAAGTGGCCGGTATCTTGCCTCATACGGATGAAAACATAAAAAAATGGCTTGAAAATCCTGAAAAATACAAGCCCGGCAACAAGATGACCGGTAAATACCCTAAATTATCCGGACAAGAAATTGAAGCGCTTACAGCATATATGAAGGGTTTAAAGGTTGAATAA
- the ctaD gene encoding cytochrome c oxidase subunit I — MSTIAQKKGFGATVWDYLTTVDHKKIAILYLAAGGLFFLIGGLEALLIRIQLAVPGNDFLQAGLYNEIITMHGTTMIFLASMPLLFAFMNAVVPLQIGARDVAFPFLNALGFWLFLFGGLFLNLSWFLGGAPDAGWTSYASLSLYSPGHGIDFYVLGLQISGIGTLTAGINFLVTIINMRAPGMTFMRMPLFTWTTFVASALILFAFPALTVGLALMMLDRLFDTSFFAAEKGGNTVIWEHLFWIFGHPEVYILILPAFGMFSDIIPVFSKKRLFGYSSMVFATVLIGFLGFMVWAHHMFTTGLGPIANAIFAVATMAIAVPTGIKIFNWLFTMWGGIIRYTTAMLWSVAFIPSFVLGGVTGVMLASAAADYQYHDSYFVVAHFHYVIVGGVVFALFAGVHYWWPLMFNKILNETLGKITFVLFVFGFHLTFFIQHFLGLYGMPRRVFTFLPNQGWETGNLVSSLGAIFMAAAVIVMLYNIVITAINGKAAGKDPWVDGRTLEWAVEAPTPEYNFKQTPLVRGLDALWVEKMAGKKGMTPAEPVSDIHMPNSSIVPLIMAFGLFVAAFGLMYRTEEPWAIIVLFIGFSITLASMFLRSVKDDHGFHIHKEDLEDDDKGVKA, encoded by the coding sequence TTGAGTACAATCGCTCAAAAGAAGGGGTTCGGTGCAACAGTTTGGGATTATTTAACGACTGTTGACCATAAAAAAATTGCAATATTGTATCTTGCAGCAGGTGGATTATTCTTTTTAATAGGGGGACTTGAAGCGCTGCTGATTCGTATTCAGCTGGCTGTTCCCGGCAATGATTTTCTGCAGGCGGGATTATACAATGAAATTATTACGATGCATGGGACGACAATGATCTTTCTTGCTTCAATGCCTTTGCTTTTCGCTTTTATGAATGCGGTCGTGCCGCTGCAAATCGGAGCACGCGACGTTGCATTCCCGTTTTTAAATGCACTGGGATTCTGGCTTTTCTTATTTGGCGGCCTTTTTTTGAATCTAAGCTGGTTTTTAGGAGGAGCTCCAGATGCGGGATGGACATCTTACGCGTCTTTATCTCTCTATTCTCCAGGGCATGGCATTGATTTTTATGTACTTGGGCTGCAAATATCCGGGATCGGTACATTAACAGCCGGAATTAACTTTCTTGTAACAATTATCAACATGAGAGCCCCGGGAATGACATTTATGAGAATGCCGCTTTTTACCTGGACTACTTTTGTTGCATCAGCACTTATATTATTTGCCTTTCCAGCACTTACTGTCGGGCTTGCTCTGATGATGCTGGACCGTCTGTTTGACACAAGCTTCTTTGCCGCAGAAAAAGGAGGAAATACAGTCATCTGGGAGCATTTGTTCTGGATCTTCGGGCACCCGGAAGTATACATATTAATTCTTCCTGCGTTCGGTATGTTTTCTGATATCATTCCGGTTTTCTCCAAGAAAAGATTGTTTGGATATTCTTCTATGGTTTTTGCGACCGTATTAATCGGATTTTTAGGGTTTATGGTTTGGGCCCATCATATGTTTACAACGGGTTTAGGGCCAATTGCCAACGCGATTTTTGCTGTAGCTACGATGGCCATTGCCGTTCCGACCGGCATTAAGATATTCAACTGGCTTTTCACGATGTGGGGCGGAATCATTCGCTACACAACTGCAATGCTCTGGTCAGTAGCTTTCATCCCTTCCTTTGTTCTTGGAGGAGTAACAGGGGTTATGCTTGCAAGTGCAGCAGCTGATTACCAGTACCATGACAGTTACTTTGTAGTGGCCCATTTTCATTACGTAATTGTTGGCGGAGTTGTGTTTGCTCTCTTTGCCGGTGTTCATTACTGGTGGCCGCTAATGTTTAATAAAATTCTTAATGAAACGCTCGGAAAAATTACGTTTGTTCTATTTGTTTTCGGCTTCCACTTAACGTTTTTTATTCAGCATTTTCTAGGTCTTTATGGAATGCCAAGAAGGGTGTTTACCTTCCTGCCGAATCAAGGCTGGGAGACAGGAAACCTTGTCAGCTCCCTGGGCGCTATATTCATGGCAGCAGCTGTTATCGTCATGCTCTACAATATCGTTATAACGGCGATAAATGGAAAAGCGGCAGGTAAAGATCCTTGGGTAGATGGCCGTACACTCGAATGGGCGGTTGAAGCGCCGACTCCTGAGTACAATTTCAAGCAAACACCGCTTGTTCGCGGTCTTGACGCTTTGTGGGTTGAAAAAATGGCAGGGAAAAAAGGAATGACACCTGCTGAACCTGTGTCAGATATCCATATGCCAAACTCATCAATTGTTCCGCTGATTATGGCATTCGGGCTTTTTGTTGCAGCATTCGGTCTCATGTACCGCACGGAAGAGCCATGGGCAATTATTGTCCTGTTTATTGGCTTCTCGATAACGCTTGCATCCATGTTCCTGCGTTCTGTTAAGGATGACCACGGGTTCCATATTCATAAAGAGGATCTTGAAGATGATGATAAAGGGGTGAAGGCATAA
- the ctaE gene encoding cytochrome c oxidase subunit III has translation MHAEEKLTAETFPESPEKATLEGKNKFVGFWLFLGGETVLFASLFATFLALRQSPKGGPPEELFELPIVFIATMLLLTSSLTSVYAMYHMKNFNFKQMQIWLGITLLLGAGFLGLEIYEFNHYVHEKDFTITTNAFGSAFYTLVGTHGAHVTFGLLWIATLIIRNSKRGLSLYNAPKFYVASLYWHFIDVVWVFIFTVVYLMGMVG, from the coding sequence ATGCATGCTGAAGAAAAGCTAACAGCTGAAACTTTCCCGGAATCTCCTGAAAAAGCAACCCTTGAAGGAAAAAATAAATTTGTGGGCTTTTGGCTTTTCCTGGGAGGAGAAACTGTCCTGTTTGCCTCTCTGTTTGCTACTTTTCTGGCACTTAGGCAATCACCTAAAGGCGGGCCGCCGGAAGAACTGTTTGAACTGCCTATTGTATTTATCGCAACCATGCTGTTGTTGACAAGCAGTTTGACGAGTGTTTATGCAATGTACCATATGAAAAATTTTAACTTTAAACAAATGCAGATTTGGCTTGGTATTACGTTGCTTCTTGGTGCGGGGTTCCTTGGACTTGAAATTTACGAATTTAATCACTATGTTCACGAGAAGGATTTTACCATTACAACAAATGCTTTTGGATCAGCCTTTTACACTCTTGTAGGAACGCACGGAGCCCACGTAACTTTTGGACTTTTGTGGATTGCGACCCTTATCATAAGAAACAGCAAGAGAGGATTAAGCCTATATAACGCACCTAAATTCTATGTAGCCAGTCTTTACTGGCATTTCATTGATGTAGTCTGGGTATTCATTTTCACAGTCGTATACTTAATGGGGATGGTGGGGTAA
- the ctaF gene encoding cytochrome c oxidase subunit IVB translates to MAQHQNSGNPKVDLAYRKRKNAEDMKYQLVSFGMMLFLTVLAFMAVGYKGIEHWFTVPFIILLALVQVAFQLYYFMHMNHKGHEAPALFLYSGVFVAALTVLTFMTIVWW, encoded by the coding sequence ATGGCTCAACATCAAAATTCAGGTAACCCAAAGGTAGATCTTGCCTATCGTAAAAGGAAAAACGCTGAAGACATGAAATATCAGCTTGTATCATTTGGAATGATGCTCTTTTTAACCGTACTGGCATTTATGGCAGTTGGTTATAAGGGTATCGAGCATTGGTTCACCGTACCATTCATTATCCTTTTGGCCTTAGTGCAGGTCGCTTTCCAGCTCTACTATTTCATGCACATGAATCACAAAGGCCACGAAGCACCTGCCCTTTTCCTATACTCAGGAGTCTTCGTCGCCGCCCTAACTGTACTCACATTTATGACAATCGTCTGGTGGTAA